From a region of the Latilactobacillus sakei genome:
- a CDS encoding ABC transporter ATP-binding protein codes for MTLLEIKDIHKSYHVNKEAFKVLKGINLKFDRGEFVSILGESGGGKSTLLNIIGGLDHQYEGELIVDGESLKNASEKKFDAYRSQTIGFIFQSFNLISHLTNLENVMVPLEMTALSHKERVAKATVLLEQVGLKEHINKHPNQLSGGQKQRVAIARALAADPDVIIADEPTGALDSQNTAEILAILQKIAEDGKLVIAVTHSQAVADYGTRVVHMVDGQIDYDKRLKDAYPAPAESSPKKNSPLSFMSAFKMAMQHMRYDIKRNLLIIFGASIGIFSVILMLGLGQGVTGYINDQVSSQVNPNTIQVARNVSQKQIENGDQGNLANKDIKRFDKIKDVTKVEKGYYTNGVQVHYQKKSETIQLFQTFNKTERIQDIKTGTKPGTNEVLLTKATAKKLDKKNYKKMVGRTVTIYVNAISKDQRPVQMRQDVKVSGIINSGTEAITYGTLEKMYQAQNLDLAPNFAAVTVNKTQNVKAVQNKIKAYDSKVNGKTQKDYQITGVGAILDSINTYLMLAFYVLAGIAGISLLVSAIMIIVVLYISVSERTKEIGILRAIGARKKDIRHLFVSEAFLIGLFSSVLGALIAWGGQALVNVVAQPLTHMPIVAITSGYVIFGIVISVVISLLAALAPSRKAAKLDPIEALAAE; via the coding sequence TTGACATTATTAGAGATCAAAGATATTCATAAGTCCTATCATGTGAATAAAGAAGCGTTTAAAGTTTTAAAAGGCATCAATCTTAAATTTGATCGGGGCGAATTTGTGTCGATCCTAGGGGAATCTGGTGGCGGTAAATCGACGTTATTGAACATTATTGGTGGTTTGGATCATCAATATGAAGGTGAATTAATTGTTGATGGCGAATCACTGAAGAATGCTTCTGAAAAGAAGTTCGATGCTTATCGTAGTCAGACAATTGGCTTCATTTTCCAGAGTTTTAATTTAATCAGTCACTTAACCAACTTAGAAAATGTCATGGTGCCACTTGAAATGACCGCTTTATCGCATAAAGAACGGGTTGCAAAGGCAACCGTCTTATTAGAACAAGTTGGCCTAAAGGAACATATCAATAAGCATCCAAACCAACTATCGGGGGGCCAAAAACAACGGGTCGCTATCGCGCGTGCATTAGCTGCCGATCCTGATGTGATCATTGCCGATGAACCAACCGGTGCCTTGGATAGTCAAAATACTGCTGAAATCTTGGCGATTTTACAAAAAATTGCCGAAGATGGGAAACTCGTTATTGCCGTGACGCATTCGCAGGCTGTTGCGGATTACGGGACACGTGTTGTCCACATGGTTGATGGGCAAATTGATTATGATAAGCGCCTCAAGGATGCTTATCCAGCACCAGCAGAATCCTCACCTAAGAAAAATAGTCCGTTGAGTTTCATGTCAGCTTTTAAAATGGCGATGCAACATATGCGCTATGACATTAAACGGAACTTGTTAATCATTTTTGGTGCCTCCATCGGGATTTTCTCAGTGATTTTAATGTTGGGCTTAGGCCAAGGGGTAACCGGCTACATCAATGATCAGGTATCATCCCAAGTGAACCCCAATACGATTCAAGTGGCTCGTAACGTGAGCCAAAAGCAAATCGAAAATGGCGACCAAGGGAATTTAGCTAATAAAGATATTAAACGCTTTGACAAGATTAAAGACGTGACAAAGGTTGAAAAGGGCTACTATACCAATGGGGTCCAAGTTCACTATCAAAAGAAGAGTGAAACAATCCAATTGTTCCAAACTTTTAACAAGACGGAACGGATTCAAGATATTAAAACTGGGACAAAACCAGGCACCAACGAAGTTCTTTTAACCAAAGCAACTGCCAAAAAATTAGATAAGAAAAATTACAAGAAGATGGTTGGTCGGACAGTAACGATATACGTCAATGCGATTAGCAAGGATCAACGCCCCGTTCAAATGCGTCAAGATGTGAAGGTTTCAGGGATTATCAATTCCGGGACTGAAGCCATTACTTATGGCACTTTAGAGAAGATGTATCAAGCCCAAAACTTAGATTTAGCACCTAACTTTGCCGCTGTTACGGTGAATAAGACGCAAAACGTCAAAGCGGTTCAAAATAAAATCAAAGCTTACGACAGTAAGGTAAATGGTAAAACGCAAAAAGATTACCAAATTACCGGTGTTGGTGCAATCTTAGATTCAATCAATACGTACCTCATGCTAGCCTTCTACGTCTTAGCTGGGATTGCAGGGATTTCATTATTAGTTTCAGCAATCATGATTATCGTCGTCCTTTACATCAGTGTTTCAGAACGGACGAAAGAAATCGGTATTTTACGGGCCATCGGTGCACGTAAAAAGGATATTCGCCACCTATTCGTATCAGAAGCATTCTTAATCGGTCTTTTCTCAAGTGTTCTAGGGGCTTTAATTGCCTGGGGTGGTCAAGCATTGGTTAACGTGGTTGCGCAACCATTGACGCACATGCCGATTGTGGCAATTACCAGTGGTTATGTGATTTTTGGGATTGTCATTAGTGTGGTGATTAGTTTACTCGCAGCACTTGCCCCATCACGCAAAGCCGCTAAATTAGACCCAATCGAAGCCTTAGCAGCTGAATAA
- a CDS encoding amino acid:proton symporter gives MLEKNKMSLFSLVMLGLSSIIGSGWLFGAWEATTVAGPAAIISWIVGAIVIGAIAFNYVELGTMFPESGGMSHYAQYSHGSLLGFIASWSNWVSLVTIIPIEAVAAVQYMSSWPWSWANWTNRFMHHNEISTRGLLVVFAFIIVFTLLNFWSVKFLTRFTSFIAIFKLAIPLLTIIMLVSTGFHAENFGHSVATFMPYGSAKIFAATSISGIIFSYNAFQTVINVGSEIRDSKRNIGRGIAISLGISIVIYLLLQITFIGAVSPALIAKTGWHGLNFQSPFADLAILLGIHWLAVLLYLDAFISPFGTGVSFVASCARTLAALKQNKHMPPIVGKMNHQYNIPRVAMAINAVVSMLLVSVFRSWGTLASVISTATLIAYLTGPVTVMSLRKMAPDMNRPVHSPWMKVMAPLSFVLASLATYWAMWPTTIKVIGVIMLGLPFYFYYEYRIHWENTWSQFKGSLWLIIYLALLSLISFLGSREFNGINVIPYPLDFVLISALALIFYYWGIISRFYSKYFSRAKRINQDVQL, from the coding sequence ATGCTAGAAAAGAACAAAATGAGTTTATTCAGCTTAGTCATGTTAGGACTGAGCTCAATCATCGGTTCCGGGTGGCTATTTGGTGCTTGGGAAGCAACCACTGTCGCAGGACCGGCTGCCATTATTTCATGGATTGTCGGCGCGATTGTGATTGGGGCGATTGCCTTTAACTACGTCGAACTGGGGACCATGTTTCCTGAAAGTGGTGGCATGAGCCATTATGCGCAATACAGTCATGGCTCATTATTAGGTTTTATCGCGTCATGGTCCAACTGGGTGTCGTTAGTCACGATTATCCCCATTGAGGCTGTCGCCGCTGTTCAATACATGAGTTCGTGGCCCTGGTCTTGGGCCAACTGGACAAACCGTTTCATGCATCATAATGAGATTTCAACCCGCGGTTTATTAGTCGTTTTTGCTTTTATCATTGTCTTTACCCTTTTAAATTTCTGGTCAGTTAAATTCTTGACCCGTTTCACGAGTTTCATCGCCATTTTTAAATTAGCAATTCCATTACTGACAATTATTATGTTAGTTTCAACTGGGTTCCATGCTGAAAACTTCGGCCATTCGGTAGCAACCTTTATGCCGTATGGTTCCGCTAAAATTTTTGCGGCAACCTCGATTTCCGGGATTATTTTTTCCTACAATGCCTTCCAAACGGTCATTAATGTTGGGAGCGAAATTCGGGATTCTAAACGCAATATTGGTCGCGGGATCGCTATTTCACTTGGTATTAGTATCGTCATCTACTTATTACTTCAAATCACCTTTATCGGGGCTGTTTCTCCCGCTTTAATCGCTAAAACCGGCTGGCATGGTTTGAATTTCCAATCACCATTTGCCGATTTAGCAATTTTATTAGGGATTCACTGGCTCGCTGTCCTATTATACTTAGATGCTTTTATCTCGCCATTTGGGACCGGCGTTTCATTTGTTGCATCCTGTGCCCGCACACTGGCGGCCTTGAAGCAAAATAAACATATGCCACCGATTGTCGGTAAGATGAACCACCAATATAATATCCCCAGAGTCGCCATGGCGATCAACGCCGTAGTCAGCATGTTGTTAGTTTCCGTCTTCAGAAGCTGGGGCACGCTTGCCAGCGTTATTTCGACGGCGACTCTGATTGCTTACTTGACCGGTCCGGTAACCGTGATGTCACTTCGGAAAATGGCCCCGGATATGAATCGCCCCGTCCATTCACCATGGATGAAAGTGATGGCGCCGTTATCCTTTGTCCTCGCTAGTCTTGCGACTTACTGGGCAATGTGGCCCACCACAATCAAGGTCATCGGCGTGATTATGCTTGGCCTACCATTTTATTTCTACTATGAATATCGAATTCATTGGGAAAATACCTGGTCCCAATTCAAAGGCAGTCTCTGGTTAATTATTTATTTAGCCTTGTTATCATTAATTTCCTTCCTTGGTAGCCGTGAGTTCAATGGTATCAACGTGATTCCTTATCCACTTGATTTCGTCTTGATTAGCGCCTTAGCCCTCATCTTCTATTATTGGGGTATTATCAGTCGCTTCTATTCAAAATACTTCTCACGCGCTAAACGCATCAATCAGGACGTTCAACTTTAA
- a CDS encoding alpha/beta hydrolase, whose product MKKFTVQSTDRQHQLHVVAWLPTQKPIAVVQLLTGMAEYIERYDALAQFLAARGIVVIGHDHVGQGHSVQTTDELGYFGPHGLQTLLNDCTLIGRIAHEEYPECPLFVLGHSMGSMLATQYVKQTTVPLAGAIFMGVIDVPVVLKPVLPLVNLIGALAPKQPGKLLNNLAFGVYPKRFDAKRPFSWLSYNQDNVAAYEKHPLCGYVFSNNGFAMLLTLTELTRHADWQLALKERPVLVLSGQDDPAGGYGRRARHLTTQFKKHTVTNATVRILPHTAHEILQETNAVEQQQAIYAWLLTAISQSPATRHNSR is encoded by the coding sequence ATGAAAAAATTTACCGTACAATCAACCGACCGTCAGCATCAACTCCATGTGGTTGCTTGGCTACCAACTCAAAAACCAATTGCAGTTGTCCAGCTTTTAACCGGCATGGCCGAATATATCGAACGCTATGATGCACTCGCTCAATTTTTAGCCGCTCGCGGCATCGTCGTGATTGGTCACGATCATGTGGGTCAAGGACACTCCGTTCAGACGACCGATGAACTCGGCTATTTTGGCCCCCATGGCTTACAGACACTCTTAAACGATTGTACTTTAATCGGGCGCATCGCCCATGAAGAATACCCCGAATGCCCGCTATTTGTGTTGGGCCATTCGATGGGGTCAATGCTTGCCACTCAATATGTCAAACAAACAACTGTCCCACTGGCTGGCGCAATTTTTATGGGCGTTATTGACGTCCCAGTCGTGCTCAAGCCTGTTTTACCACTTGTCAATTTAATCGGGGCTCTTGCGCCTAAACAACCCGGTAAGCTTTTGAATAACCTGGCTTTCGGGGTTTATCCTAAACGCTTTGACGCCAAACGGCCATTCTCGTGGCTTAGTTATAACCAGGACAATGTGGCAGCCTACGAAAAACATCCCCTTTGTGGCTACGTATTCAGTAATAACGGCTTTGCGATGTTATTGACACTGACAGAATTAACGCGCCACGCCGATTGGCAACTGGCCTTAAAAGAACGCCCAGTGCTAGTGCTGAGTGGTCAAGACGATCCTGCCGGCGGTTATGGCCGCCGCGCCCGCCATTTAACGACACAATTTAAAAAGCACACCGTCACTAACGCCACGGTGCGCATTTTGCCACATACAGCGCATGAAATTTTACAAGAAACAAATGCGGTTGAACAGCAACAAGCGATTTATGCTTGGTTGCTTACAGCAATTTCTCAATCTCCTGCAACACGCCATAATTCTCGTTAG
- a CDS encoding HAD family hydrolase, whose amino-acid sequence MTVKLIASDMDHTLLNESGQLPPNFEQVVKQLTAKGIIFTAASGRPLYTLKQMFAKLENDMCLVGDNGGVISYQGEIIFKSLLPLTDYQRMVAFVNESQTGIGMICGMDAVYIEEQYQALDATFRQFYAEIKYVPDLTQVSVEADKFTVYFPEANSRDFYEQIYGPTFGADYSVAVAGVEWVDIMNKGIDKGHAMRFLANHFNISTAEMMAFGDTYNDKEMLQTVKYSYLMGNADDDMLQYATYRADTNENYGVLQEIEKLL is encoded by the coding sequence ATGACAGTTAAATTAATTGCATCAGATATGGATCATACCTTATTAAACGAAAGTGGCCAGTTGCCACCGAATTTTGAACAAGTTGTTAAACAATTAACGGCCAAAGGCATCATTTTCACAGCGGCGAGTGGTCGGCCACTCTATACGTTGAAGCAGATGTTTGCTAAGTTAGAAAATGACATGTGCCTCGTGGGCGATAATGGCGGGGTCATCAGTTATCAAGGTGAGATTATCTTCAAGAGCTTATTGCCATTGACTGATTATCAACGGATGGTCGCTTTTGTGAATGAGAGCCAAACCGGAATCGGGATGATTTGTGGAATGGATGCCGTTTATATTGAAGAACAATACCAAGCTTTAGATGCGACATTCCGTCAATTCTATGCCGAAATCAAATACGTTCCCGATTTAACGCAAGTGAGTGTTGAAGCGGATAAATTTACGGTTTATTTCCCAGAAGCCAATAGTCGCGATTTTTACGAACAAATTTACGGGCCAACATTTGGCGCTGACTATTCAGTGGCCGTGGCTGGTGTGGAGTGGGTCGATATCATGAACAAAGGGATTGATAAAGGCCACGCGATGCGCTTTTTAGCTAATCATTTCAATATTTCAACGGCTGAAATGATGGCCTTTGGGGATACGTATAATGATAAAGAAATGCTCCAAACAGTTAAATACAGTTATTTAATGGGTAATGCGGATGATGATATGTTGCAATATGCCACCTACCGCGCGGATACTAACGAGAATTATGGCGTGTTGCAGGAGATTGAGAAATTGCTGTAA
- a CDS encoding cell surface protein produces MQKKGLGLLLAGLAFLVLSVKPAAAAEMQFSVQAEIPKNQVDKTKSYFDLKMQPGQEQDLVVNMRNDTAKPVTVNVLPNTATTNDNGIVAYNEQKKNDKSLKRPFKDIATTNKEVTVPAKSSQPIKVKVKMPKASFDGTVLGGIYFSEKVADTKTKSSESSQIVNRYAYVIGVKLTETDKQVKPDLHLKSVKPSQVNYRNVVNANIQNDQAAILTDLTISGKIYEKGDSKVLYQAKRDKLRMAPNSNFNFGISLNSKTFKPGRYTFKGTAKSGQQHWRFQKDFEIKSAEANKYNKKDVSIEQNHTNLYLIAGAGIVLILIIIIVILMRKLRDHQKEA; encoded by the coding sequence ATGCAGAAAAAAGGTTTAGGGTTATTGTTGGCGGGATTAGCATTCTTAGTATTATCGGTGAAGCCCGCCGCGGCAGCCGAAATGCAGTTTTCAGTCCAGGCTGAAATTCCGAAGAATCAGGTTGATAAAACTAAGAGTTACTTTGATTTGAAGATGCAACCCGGACAAGAACAAGATTTAGTGGTTAATATGCGTAATGATACCGCCAAACCGGTCACGGTTAATGTATTGCCCAATACGGCCACTACTAACGATAACGGGATTGTTGCCTATAACGAACAAAAGAAAAATGACAAATCCTTAAAAAGACCATTTAAAGATATCGCGACCACTAATAAAGAAGTCACGGTACCCGCAAAAAGTAGCCAACCGATTAAGGTGAAGGTTAAAATGCCTAAAGCATCGTTTGATGGCACCGTTTTAGGTGGTATCTACTTCAGCGAAAAGGTGGCAGACACCAAGACTAAGAGTAGCGAATCGAGTCAAATTGTGAACCGCTACGCCTATGTAATTGGGGTTAAGTTGACGGAAACTGACAAGCAAGTTAAACCGGATTTACATTTAAAATCGGTGAAACCAAGTCAAGTGAACTACCGGAATGTGGTCAATGCTAATATTCAAAATGATCAAGCCGCGATTTTAACTGATTTGACAATTTCAGGCAAAATATATGAAAAAGGCGATTCAAAAGTGCTTTATCAAGCGAAGCGCGATAAATTACGGATGGCCCCTAATTCAAACTTTAACTTTGGGATTAGTTTGAATAGCAAGACTTTTAAACCAGGACGCTATACCTTCAAGGGTACGGCCAAGAGCGGTCAGCAACATTGGCGGTTCCAAAAAGACTTTGAAATCAAGAGCGCTGAAGCCAACAAATACAATAAGAAAGATGTGTCGATCGAACAAAATCACACAAACCTCTATCTTATTGCGGGGGCCGGCATCGTCTTGATTTTAATTATTATCATTGTGATTTTAATGCGCAAATTAAGAGACCATCAAAAAGAAGCATAG
- a CDS encoding WxL domain-containing protein, producing the protein MKKTIKYTTLTMASLLAVGFLTGQSNAVHAAAPVATDGGIAHSIGSIKYVVDNSTTAPIDPTNPDLTKPVTPTDPGHENPSAGPLSIDYVSNIKFGEQKTTGTDATYYASLDKVTDSTGKEVEVPDFVQVTDKRGSNAGWHLSVTQDTQFKNGNDTLDGALITMKNGTLSTPNDGDAPTASTEINLVPGTASDVIDATVNKGTGTWLDRFGKDNPAAKQSISMFVPGKTKKVQGEYKTTLTWTLTDSPA; encoded by the coding sequence ATGAAAAAGACAATCAAATACACAACATTGACAATGGCCAGCTTATTAGCTGTGGGCTTTTTAACCGGGCAAAGCAATGCAGTTCACGCGGCTGCGCCAGTAGCAACCGATGGCGGTATCGCTCATTCAATCGGTTCTATCAAGTACGTTGTCGATAATAGTACAACGGCCCCAATTGATCCGACTAACCCAGATCTAACCAAACCAGTGACACCAACTGATCCTGGCCATGAAAATCCAAGTGCTGGGCCATTGAGTATCGATTACGTTTCGAATATTAAATTTGGGGAACAAAAAACAACCGGGACAGATGCGACTTACTACGCAAGTCTCGACAAAGTAACTGATAGTACTGGTAAAGAAGTTGAAGTACCAGATTTCGTTCAAGTAACGGATAAACGTGGGAGTAACGCTGGGTGGCATTTATCAGTCACACAGGATACACAATTTAAAAACGGTAACGATACGTTAGATGGTGCCTTAATCACAATGAAAAATGGGACGCTCTCAACGCCTAATGACGGTGATGCACCGACTGCAAGTACCGAAATTAATTTAGTACCTGGCACTGCCTCAGACGTGATTGATGCGACTGTTAATAAAGGAACGGGGACTTGGTTAGATCGTTTTGGTAAGGATAATCCGGCGGCTAAACAAAGCATCTCAATGTTTGTCCCGGGTAAGACTAAAAAAGTACAAGGTGAATATAAGACCACATTAACATGGACTTTAACCGATTCACCAGCATAA
- a CDS encoding WxL domain-containing protein, with amino-acid sequence MKVKHIILTSSLLLAGVTGPATTAFSATPIQSTTKGDVNFTQSATPLTIDKASDIHFGTQSISAKEETYSAKMDNDGTNDVANAVQLTDIRGTNVGWKLQVAQGKQLTSTDAAAKELSGAEITLDNINMTTDADNQAGAPTGGAKIALVPGTTATPGAAFDVAVAQQDQGMGTWKANFGDDKSGATSINLKVPGATAKVKDSVYETSLIWTLADTPA; translated from the coding sequence ATGAAGGTTAAGCACATTATTTTAACAAGTAGTTTATTATTGGCTGGGGTCACTGGCCCAGCAACCACCGCATTTTCGGCGACACCAATTCAATCAACCACTAAAGGGGACGTTAACTTTACGCAATCCGCAACGCCGTTGACGATTGATAAGGCTTCAGATATTCATTTTGGTACGCAAAGTATTTCTGCTAAGGAAGAAACCTATTCAGCAAAAATGGACAATGATGGGACTAACGATGTTGCCAATGCTGTTCAATTGACTGATATCCGAGGCACTAATGTGGGCTGGAAATTACAAGTGGCGCAAGGGAAGCAGTTAACGTCAACAGATGCCGCGGCCAAAGAATTATCGGGGGCCGAAATAACATTAGATAACATTAATATGACAACTGATGCAGATAATCAAGCTGGCGCACCAACTGGCGGGGCTAAGATTGCATTGGTCCCAGGGACAACTGCGACACCGGGTGCGGCATTTGATGTTGCTGTGGCCCAACAAGATCAAGGTATGGGGACTTGGAAAGCTAACTTTGGTGATGATAAATCAGGCGCAACAAGTATTAATTTGAAAGTTCCTGGGGCAACTGCCAAAGTAAAAGATAGTGTGTACGAAACATCATTAATCTGGACATTAGCGGATACACCTGCTTAA